The following coding sequences lie in one Lolium perenne isolate Kyuss_39 chromosome 2, Kyuss_2.0, whole genome shotgun sequence genomic window:
- the LOC127333271 gene encoding thiamine thiazole synthase, chloroplastic, with amino-acid sequence MAAMATTASSLLKTSFAGAHLPAATRTPSCVAVPRAGAICNSISSSTPPYDLNAFKFSPIKESIVSREMTRRYMTDMITYADTDVVIVGAGSAGLSCAYELSKDPSISIAIIEQSVSPGGGAWLGGQLFSAMVVRKPAHLFLDELNIEYDEQEDYVVIKHAALFTSTVMSRLLARPNVKLFNAVAVEDLIVKDSRVAGVVTNWALVSMNHDTQSCMDPNVMEAKVVVSSCGHDGPFGATGVKRLQDIGMIETVPGMKALDMNTAEDAIVRLTREVVPGMIVTGMEVAEIDGAPRMGPTFGAMMISGQKAAHLALKALGRPNGIDGTLKNVTPALHPEMVLASADNGDIVDA; translated from the exons ATGGCAGCCATGGCCACCACCGCCTCCAGCCTCCTCAAGACCTCCTTCGCCGGTGCTCACCTCCCGGCGGCCACACGCACCCCTTCCTGCGTCGCCGTCCCGCGTGCCGGCGCCATCTGCAACTccatctcctcctccacccctcccTATgacctcaacgccttcaagttcaGCCCCATCAAGGAATCCATCGTCTCCCGCGAGATGACCCGCAGGTACATGACCGACATGATCACATACGCCGACACCGACGTCGTCATCGTCGGAGCCGGCTCCGCAGGGCTGTCCTGCGCGTACGAGCTCTCCAAGGACCCGTCCATCAGCATCGCCATCATCGAGCAGTCCGTCTCCCCCGGAGGCGGCGCATGGCTCGGCGGCCAGCTCTTCTCCGCCATGGTCGTGCGCAAGCCGGCGCACCTCTTCCTGGACGAGCTCAACATCGAGTACGACGAGCAGGAGGACTACGTCGTCATCAAGCACGCCGCGCTCTTCACCTCCACCGTGATGAGCCGCCTGCTGGCGCGGCCCAACGTGAAGCTCTTCAACGCCGTCGCCGTCGAGGACCTGATCGTCAAGGACAGCCGCGTCGCCGGCGTGGTCACCAACTGGGCGCTCGTGTCGATGAACCACGACACACAGTCCTGCATGGACCCCAACGTCATGGAGGCCAAGGTCGTGGTGAGCTCCTGCGGCCACGACGGGCCGTTCGGAGCCACCGGAGTCAAGCGGCTCCAGGACATCGGCATGATCGAGACGGTGCCCGGGATGAAGGCGCTCGACATGAACACGGCCGAGGACGCAATCGTGCGCCTGACCCGTGAGGTCGTCCCAGGCATGATCGTCACCGGCATGGAGGTCGCTGAGATCGACGGCGCCCCAAGAATG GGCCCAACGTTCGGCGCCATGATGATCTCCGGCCAGAAGGCGGCGCACCTGGCGCTCAAGGCGCTCGGCCGGCCGAACGGCATCGACGGAACCCTCAAGAACGTGACACCGGCGCTGCACCCGGAGATGGTCCTCGCGTCGGCAGACAACGGCGACATCGTGGACGCCTGA